The following nucleotide sequence is from Halalkalicoccus subterraneus.
AGCGTGTTCGTGGTCGTCGGGCTCGCGTTGGGGTGGCTCCTGTTGACCCGGGGAATCGACAGCGCTCTCACGGAGGCACGGTTGGTCATAGGTCTTGGAATCGGTTCGGCGGTCATGCTATTGTTCGGCGCTCTGTTCGTTTCGCTCGGGCTCGGGACCGGACTCCGAGTGTAGCCCCGGACGACGTTTTTCCCGCTGGGGTTCCATCCATCGATATGGCCCGTGAGAGGGTGTCCGAAACCTATCACGCCGCACTCGTCCACGGTTTCGCCGACGTGGGAGACGCGACCCGAATCGGGGTCGTCCGTCAGCCAACGGCAGGGTTATCCGGGTCGGTCGACGAGAACCGCCCCGAGCTCGGCCCGCCGGAGGAATTGATGGAGGGGTTCGAGCGTCGGCACGAGGACCTGAAGATGCGCGGGATGTGCGACGAGGGTGCACACAACGCCGCGTGGGACGAAGTGGGGTTCGAGGAGCGCTATCGGAACCATCTCGGACGCGACGCCGCCGAGGAGGTGCTTTCGGAACTCGTCGACCGAATCGCGGCGGGCGAGCGACTCGTCCTCGTCTGCTACGGGAAGTCGACCAAACGCTGTCACCGCCACCTGCTCGTCGAGGTGATCGAAAGCCGACTCGATTCCGATACGTGAACGAGACCGTCATACCGCCCTCGACGACGACCGGAACGACAGTTTCGAAACCACCGCCGACTCCGCGGTCGGGCCGACGCACGCCGCCATAGTTCGTTCGAGAATAATATATATTATTTGATATTCCGATGTCACGCAGAAAGTATTTATACCCATACCTCCTTGCGAAATATGCCGTCACGGAGACGGCCGTTGTGCCTGTCAGAGGCCACCCCCCCCCATCGCACTCTCGATGGCGATCACATCGCCATTCACGGTACGCTGGCGATCACCTTTCCCCCCCACGATCGCCGCGCGATCCGGGCCGTTCCCGGATCGCGTCGCGTACTTCTTTCGTAGAACGAACCGGAAACGAAGAGCGAACGGCGGTCGTTTCGATCAGGCCGATGCCTGCGCCCGAACGGCTTCGGCCAGCGCCGGATGTAAGACCGGCCGATCCTCCTCGTCGCGCTGGAGTAGCGGTTCCCCACCGAGTTCCTCCTCCAGAGTTCCGACCCGCTTTTTGACCGTCCGTTCGGTGTAGCCCGTCTCCTCGGCGAGCTCTTCCGTCGTCAGCGGTCCCTCGGCGGCCGCGAGCGCGAGGGCGATCTCGTACTCCGAGTCACGGTACTCGGACGCCATCTTCTCCGCGAGCGCGGCCAACTTCGACGGGATTTCCTCGGTTGCCATACTCCTTCTGTGAGCAGCGGGTATGTAAAACCTATACTGTCGCGACGAGCGCGGCCGCGAGGACAGCCCCAACCGAGAGCGCGACGTTCACCCCCGCGTAGATCGCGGCGAGGGCGGCCGACTCGTTTTCCACCAACCGGACCGTATCGACCGAGAACGACGAGAACGTCGTGAACGCGCCACAGGCACCGACCCCGACGAACAGCGACAGGTTCCCGTCGACCGGGCCGAACGTCACCCAACCGAGGACGAAGCTCCCGACGACGTTCACGACGAGCGTCTCGGCCGGAAATCGCCCCGATACGGGGCCGACTGCGAGCCCGACGAGATAGCGCAGTACCGCACCGATCGCCCCGCCAACGCCGACCAACACGGCCTCGATCATCGTGACCCTCCGAGCGCGAGGTGTCGCCCCACGAGGACCGCGGCGAACCCACAGGCGTAGTTTCCGAGTGCGTTTAGGACCCCCCACAGCGGCGATGCGGTCGCCGTTTCGAGGGCGAAGGTGCTGTAGGTGGTGTACGAGGAGAGAAAGCCGGTCGCAACGAACAGCCGTACCCGCGGGGAGATCCGGTCGCTGGTCGCCGTCGTGTAGAAGACGTACCCGAGCGCGAAACTGCCGGTGACGTTGACCGCGAACGTCGCCAGCAGCCCGGGCGTGAGCAAGGCTACGCCGTATCGGGCGATCGAACCGAGAAACCCCCCGAGCGCGATCAGTCCGATGGCGAGCGGTCGCGAGGTCGTCATCGGCTGTCGGTTCTCGACGGAGGGTAGTAAAGAAGTCGAACCGCGCGTTACAGACCGCCCTGACGGCGGGGCCGGTCGCGATCGGTCAGCGACTCGATCACCGGGCGGGCGGTCTCGACGATCGCCCACGTTCTCGCGGGGTTCTGCTTCGCGATGAAGGTGAGCGCGCCCATAACGGTCAGAGCCGTGACGAACGTGATGACGATAGCGCTACTGATGGCGAAGGGTATGAGGACCGCGATGAATGTGATACTGACGCCATTGATGAACAGCAGTGCGCCGATCAACAGGAGGGCCCTGTTGATCAGGGACACCGAGCCGCCGGAGCCGCGATCGGACCCGCGCCGCCCGGCGGAACGGCGAGAGGTATGGTCGGATAACGAATCCATAATCACCTGTCTGGTGGGGACCCTCTTGAAACTCAGTCAGCTATCCGTCAGACAATCGTGTTTCATTCGAAACGACACGGCCTCGAACGATCGGCGGTCGAGGCGGGCGAATCCCAACCGACAGTGTCGAATGAGTGGCGACACGTCTAGACGGTATGATCGGTAAACTCGATCTCGATCGCCTGTCCGAGGTGTTCGCCCGGACGGGCGTCGACGACGAGGACGTGCTGGTCGGTCCGGCCTACGGAGAGGACACCGCCGCGATCCGTATCGGCGAGCAGCTGCTCGTGGTCAACACCGACCCCGTCTCGCTGGCCGCCGAACGCATCGGCGAGATCGGCCTTCACGTCGCCTGCAACGACGTCGCCGCCTCGGGCGGCGAGCCCCGCTGGCTCACCGCGGCGGTCTTCCTGCCCGACGACGCCTCGCTCGACGCCGTCGTAACGCAGCTCGACGAGGCGGCCCGCGAGGTCGGCGTCTCGATCGTCGGCGGCCACACGGAGTACGCCCCCGAACGCGACCGCCCGCTCGTGGCGCTCACCTGTCTCGGCCTCGCCGACGAGTACGTCCCGACGGGAGGTGCGAAACCGGGTGACGCCGTGATCCTCACCAAGGGCGCGGGAATCGAGGGCACGGCCATCCTCGCGACCGATTTTCGAGGGTCGGTCTCCCTTCCCTCGGAGCTCCTCGATCGCGGGGCGGCGCTGTTTTCGGAGCTGAGCGTCCTCCCCGAGGCCCGAATCCTCCGCGAGGACGCCACCGCGATGCACGACCCGACCGAGGGCGGGCTGGTCGACGGCACGCTCGAACTCGCGGTCGCCTCCGACGTGTGCGTCGAGATCGAGCGCGACCGTGTCCCGGTCCGCGAGAGTACCCGCGAGCTTTGCGGGGCGATGGACGTCGACCCGCTGAAGGTATTCGGCTCGGGCGCGCTACTGGCGACGATACCCGAGGAACTGGTCGAACAGGCGCTCGCCGCGCTCGATTCGGCGGGGATCGAGGCGGGCGCGATCGGCACGGTACGGGAGGGTGAACCTGCCCTCTCGCTCGACGGCAAGCGGATCACCGAGCCGGTCCGGGACGACCTCTACGAGCTATGGGCGTAGTTTCGCCCGAAGCTCGTCGGGATCGACGCGGTACTTGAACGCGGGGCGCCCCTCCACGAACACGTAGGGAACGCGCTCGCCGTACTCCGCTTCGAGGCCCGCCTCGTCGACGTCCACGAGGGCGAGATCCACGTCGGCATCAGTCTCCTCGGCCACGTCCTCGATCGTCCCGATCGCCTCCGCACACAGGTGGCAGTCCTCGCGGGTGTAGACGGTGATCTCGGTTGGTTCGGTCACGGTCGAAAGGAGGGGCGGGATCGACAGGGGCGTTTCGGTTCTCGACGTCGGCAGAACGGTTCGGGATCGACAGTGTATTCACTCATAGTCGAGTGAGCCGAGTCATGAGTCAGCAGCCAATCCGACTCGGCGTCGTCGGTCTCGGGTTCATGGGACAGGTCCACGCCGAGAACACCGAGCAGTTCGGCCACGACGTGGTGGCCGGCACCGACCTCGACGGGGAGGCCCGCGAGAACTTCGCCGACCGGTTCGACGCGGCGACCTACGAGGAGTTCGAGCGGATGTACGACGAGGAGGACCTCGATGCGGTCGCGGTTTCGGTCCCGAACAAGTTCCACGAACCGGCGGTCGTTGCCGCGCTCGAACGCGGGCTTGACGTCCTCTGTGAGAAACCGCTCGCCCACACCCTCGATAGTGCGGAACGGATCGGTGCGGCCGCGCGCGATTCGGAGGGGTTCTGCGCGGTGAACTTCCACAACCGCCTGTCGGCGGCCGCGGAAATGGTCAAGGGCTACGACGAGGAGGGAATGTTCGGCGAGATCACCCACATCCGGGGCAACTACGTCCGCTGGCGGGGCGTTCCCGGACTGGGAACGTGGTTCACCTCGAAGGAACTCGCGGGCGGAGGCGCGCTCGTCGACATCGGCGTCCACGCCATCGACTTCGCGCTCTACCTGCTGGATTTCCCGGCCGTCGAGGAGGTCATGGGGATCAGCCGGTCGAACTTCGCGGGCCGCGATGACTACGCCGATCCCGAGGACTGGGGCACCGGCGACGGCGAGTTCGACGTCGAGGACTCCGTTACGGCGTTGATCCGGTGTGAGTCGGGCCAGACGATCTCGCTCGAAGTCTCGTGGGCCGCCTCTCAGGAGCCGACCAACGAGTTCACGGTCCGGGGCACCGACGCGGGCGCACGCCTCAGCCTCGGTGAGGAGGAGTTGGAGATGTTCGAGACCGGCCATCAGGGGACGGACCACTTCGTGCGCTCCGAACTGGAGGGGAGTCTCCCCGAAACGGGCTGGGCGGCGACGGACAAACTCTTCGCCGAAAGCGTCACCCGCGGCGAGGCACCCGAACTCAACACGGTCGAGCAGGCGCTGACCGTCCAGCGGGTCATCGACGCGATCTATCGCTCCGCGGAAGAAGGGACGTCGGTTCGAGTCGAGTAGCCGGTTCAGTCCTCGTTGGCTCGACCGAGGAAGACGAGCGCCGCGCCGAGAAGTGCGACGTTCTGCAGGAAGTTCGTCTGTTCGGTGTCGCGCTCCTGGCCTTCCGCGTTCCAGAAGTCGTGCATCAGCGGCGTCACGCCGACGAGGAAGCCGGCGATCGCGCCGGCGGCCAGTCGGGGGACCCGCCAGAGGATCACGGCGAGGCTGCCGAAAGCGAGCATCCCGCTCGCGAAGGGGACTAGTCTCTCGGCTTCGGGGACGTCCTTCGAGTCGGCGTAGCCGATCATGGCTTCGAGTTCCTGGAAATTGCTGTACGCGAGCGCGGCGAGACTCCCGCCGAACAGGAGTCGGCCGAGCAGCGACGGTGTGTCCTTGCTCATGAACACCGGCCGTAGGCCTGCGAGGCCCAAAAGCCGCCGGGTATCGGCAGCCCTGAAGTAGCACTTGATTGACGGGACAAATTGATAACAGGGTCGGTAGTACGTGACCACGGGGAATGCAGATGCCAACCTGTGCCACATGCGGCGAACACGTAACTGGGCGGTTCCAACGTGTGTTCGCCGGAAACGACGGCGAAGTCCACGGCTGTCCGGCCTGTACCGATATGACCGCAATCATCAACGGTGCGCCGGCCCGACGGTAGCGCCCGTCGGACCTCGTCACGTACAAGTAACACACCGACAAACGGGGGGACAAGCGATGTCGTCACGCCTTCGTGGCCCCCCGAAGCCACGCAGCGAAAAGGAGCCGGACGCTCCCGACGCGGGGACGTTCGTCACCTTCGTAGTGATGATGGCCGTCATCTCCGTCGTGATCGTCGGGATCGGCGGCGTACTGCACGGCTTCCCGACCCTTTCCGAGCCCGCGGGCTCGTCCGACTCCGGTGGTGACCCGAGCGGCGCGACCGGACCGACCGACTCCGACGAGGAGAACGGCACCGCTCCGGGCGAGGGGATGGACGGCGAGCCGGCCTCCGACGACGGCGGTAATGGGGTCGACGACGATGACGGCGACGGTGGATCCGGCGACTCGGACGACGCCGAGGACGAACCGATCCTCGACTCGGGTGAAGCGGACCCGCCCGACAATGACGATCAGGGAGAATCGGTCGAGGAAACCGACGAGGACGAGGACACGCAGGCGAACGAGTCCGATCCGGTGGATGCCGGAGAACCGGATGAGACGGACGAGGCAGAAGACGCGGGGTCGCAAACGGATTCCGAGGGAGGAAACGAGGACACCGGGGACGAGAATACCGACGATCCCAGCGATTCCGACGATGAGGACGAACCGATCGATGACGGGGACGAACCGGCTGACGACGAGCCGGAGGACGAGGCGAACGAAACCGCCGAAGCCGACTCCGATGAGAACGGGACGATCGCGATCGAGGGTGAGGAGGGAACCGGCAGCGGGTTCGGGACGGACTAACACCCAGCGTTCGCCGTCGGTCTTCGCACCCTCACCGTCCTTCCAGTCTGCGCTCGACGGCCGTTCGCAGTTCGTGAGTCGCATTGACGGAGTCCTCGGCGGCCGTGATCGCTGAGATGACGGCGACGCCGTCCGCTCCCGCCTCGATCACCGACGCGGCGTTCTCAGCAGTTACGCCGCCGATCCCCACCACCGGGACGTCGACCGCCGATGCGATTTCCGCGACGCGCTCGACGCCGATCCCGTTGTTCGTTGCCTCGACGTCCGCTTTCGAGGTGGTGGTGAAGACCGCCCCCACCCCAAGGTAGTCGGCCCCGCTCGCTTTCGCCGCCCGCGCTCCCTCCACCGTCGAAACCGAGCGCCCGATGACGGCATCGTGGCCGAGTATCGACCTCGCAGCGTCGATCGGGAGGTCGTCGGTACCTAGATGGACGCCGTCGGCGTCGATCGCGGCCGCGATGTCGACGCGGTCGTTGACCAGCAGGTCGATCCCCGCCTCGCGGGTCTGCTCCCTCAGTTCCATCCCGAGTTCGTACCGCTCGCGGGCGGTCGTGTGCTTCTCCCGTAGCTGGACGGCGTCGATTCCCCCGTCGATGGCCGCCGCAACGATCTCGCGGGTCGAACGTCCCGCCGAGAGGTCCGCCTCCGTTACGAGATATGTGCTGTAAGCTCGACTCACGAGTGGTCGCTACGGGAGGCACGAAAAGAACTACCCGGGTTCGGTCGGCTTGCTGTCGTGGAAAAGCCGCCGTAGTGCTCCGTCAGGGATTCGAACCCTGGTCATTGCCGTGAGAGGGCAATATGATTGGCCGGGCTACACCAACGGAGCTCGTTTGTCTCCTTCGCACTCCTCGATAGCTCCGAGAGTCGTTTAACGGTTGCGTTTTCCGGCGGGTGTGTCGGGCGCTATCGTACGATCAGGCCTCCAACTCGAGCGCCGATCGAGTCGCATCGGGCTCGAAACCGGGTCGACTGATGATGTTCTCGCGTCCCACCCGGAGCTTGCCGATCGCCCCGTCCGATTCCATCTCCGAAAGCAGCATGCTCACCTTCGCCTTCGACCAGCCGGTCGATTCGACGATCCGCGTCTGGCGCATCCGACCGGCGTTATCGTCGAGCAGCCGCAGTACCTGTTCTTCGTTCGTGAGAACGTCCTTCGACGGGGCCGATCGATGCGTGACCTCTGCGGACGGTTCGTCCGTCGAGGCGTCCTCGTATCGGCGCCATGCGCTGACACTTCCGTATACGATCAGGAGTCCGATCCCGACCGCCGTCACCCACTCTACGATCGCCGACAGCGGATTCGGAACCGACAGTGGCAACGTCGAAGATTGTTCAATTATCCGATGCATATACAGATACAATATACGTCATCAGTAAAAGGTGTTGTGCCCGGGACGAGAGGCGAACAGTAAACACGCTCGCCGCCGAGGGAGAGGTATGGAGACGCTCTCGCTCGAAGGACGTACGGCACTGCTGACCGGCGCGAGTTCAGGGATCGGAACCGCCGCGGCCCACGCACTGGCCCGCGAAGGGGTGGATCTCGCGCTCGCTGCACGCCGCGAGGAACGGCTGAACGATCTCGCCGACGATCTCGCCGAGTACGGCATCGAAACGCTCGTCGTTCCGACGGACGTCCGGGACGAGGAAAGCGTCGAGGCGATGGTCGACGAGACGGTCGAGCGCTTCGGCGGTCTCGACGTCCTCTTGAACAACGCGGGGCTCGGCCGGGGCGGCGCGGTCGAATCGCTCTCGACTGAGGACTATCGTCTCATGCAGGACACCAACGTCGACGGGATGTTCTTCGCGACGCGGGCGGCCCTGCCGCACCTGAAGGAGTCGGAGGGCAACCTGATCTTCATCGGGAGTTTCGCCGGGCACTTCCCCCGGCCGTCGAACCCGGTCTACGCGGCGACCAAATGGTGGACCCGGGGGTTCGCTCACAGCGTTCAAGCCAGCGTCGGCGACGAAGACGTCGCGGTCTCGGTGATCAACCCCTCGGAGGTACGGACGGAGTTCGGGAGCGCCTCGGGCGAGTCCTTCGAGGAGCGATTCGGGGAGGGCGAGGTCACCGAGCCCGAGGAGATCGCCGACGCGGTCGTCTTCGCCGCGGGCCAGCAGAACTCGACGGTGAGCGAACTCGACCTCTATCGACGCGACAAGTTCGAGAACTTCTGAAACGGGACCTCGCTCAGTCGTCGGAGCCGGTATCGGGAAGCGGACAGCTCCCTGCGGTGTCGATCCCGGTCTCGTCGGCGGTGGACCCGTCGTTCAGCACGACCGCCTCGCCAGTCACGTCGATCATCGTGTCGGTGACCTCGTTGTCGCCCGCACCCTCGAAGACGATGCCGTTCCGGCGCGTCCCCGATTGGCTGATACAGACGTTCTCGATCGTGTTGTCATCGCGCGAGAAGCGCATCGCACCCCGGTAGCTCCCACCACCGGTGACCGAGACGTTCTCGATCGTTCTCGTACCAGCGTCGACGGCGGTGGCGTCGTCGACGTAGACCGCGTAGCTGGTGCGCGAGCCGTCCGAGCGACGGGTAGTGTACTCCTCGCCGACGTGGATGCGGGTGTTCCGCAGATCGAATGAACCGCCCGAATACGCGCCGACGACGGCGCCCGTTCCTTGGCCATTCTCGACGCTGATCTCGCAGTTCTCGATACCCACGGGACCGGAGCCGTCCGCGATTCGGATGCCGCGCATGTTCCCGAACCCGTCGGGCTGCTCGTCGACGACGACCTCGCAGTCCTCGACGGAACTGCCGGCGCTCCCCAGACGAATCTGCGCCACGTTGCTGTTGGCGTAGTGCCCGCCCTCGACGGAGACGGGCCCCGAGGAATGGGAGGCGTACAGCCCGTTGTCCGCGAAGCCCTCGATCTCACAGTCCCGAAACGTGATCGAACCGGTCGTGTTGACGTAGACGCCCGTCCCTGAGCCGCCGTCGGTCGCCTGCAGGTTCTCGATCAGGCTGTGGCCGTCCTCGTCGAGCGTCCGGAATCCGAAGGCCGTCCCGCCATCGTGAAAGCCCTCCTTCCGGAGATCGCGGACCACGAGGCCGTCGGTGGCGCTGACGACGACCTCGGGGGCGACGCCCTCGTGGGTCGCGTCGATCGTGAAGTTCTCGATCCGGAGGTTCCGGGTCTCGGCCCCGCCGATCCAGAGCTCCTCGTCGTAGTCCTCGCCCGGGACCAGCGTGACGTCGCCCTTCCCGACCATGGCGAACTCCGAAAGCGCGTAGAGGCTGAGGTCGTTCGCCCGGTATCGACCCTCGGGGAACCGGAGCAAGGTGTCGTCCCCGGCGTATTCGTGAAAGACGTCGTCGATCGGCTCGGATCCGGTGGGGTCGGCTCCGACCTCGACCATGTCGACGACGGTCCCGTACTCCTCGTCGGCCGCCGCCGTCCCGACCAGTCCGAACGAGAGTGCGGCCCCACCGACCGTCTGTAACACTCGTCGTCGATTCGCGTCAACTCCGCCCGTGGTATTCGTACGGCGCATGTATCTCTCGCCGACCAGTAATGGTGAATAAAGATACCGAACTAAATTTTCGAATGTAAAAACAAACTTAAAAATAATTGTAGCTGATTTGTGATATATATCTACGAGAAATCCCTTTTAGAGCCCTCTTTTCGTCGATTTAGCGTGTATCAGTGTATTCATTCTATCCGATACGAAACTCAAAAAGAATGTATTTTGAGATGTTATTATCTAATTCTATATTAAATAATAGATTAAATTTTATTTATTTACAAAGAAATTATTGTGATATCGGGCGCTTCTGTTCGGACGCGAGATGACGACCGATCTCAGACGACGTCCTCGGCGCGCAGCCTGTCGATCTCCTCGGCAACGTAGCCGGTCTCCCGGAGGATTTCCTCGGTATGCTCGCCGAGTTCTGGGGGATGACGGCGAATCGAGGTCGTCGTTTCCGAGAGGAACATCGGGCTCCCGGGCATCTCGATGCTCCCTGATGGGCCCACGACCTCTCGACGCATGCCGCGGGCGGCGATCTGGGGATGGTCAAAGACGTCGGCCATGTCGTTGACCGCCCGTGCGGGGACGTCGTGGTCGATCAGGAGTTCGACCGCCTCCTCGGTCGTGAGAGTCGCGAGCTCGCGTTCGAGGATCGGGACCAGCTCCTCGCGGTGCTCGACCCGGTCTGCGTTGGTCTCGAAGCGCCCCTCTTCGGCGAGGTCTTCGCGGCCGATCGCCCGGCAGAACGCCCGCCAGAGCTTCTCCGAGGCCGCCGCGACGACGACGTGGCCGTCGCGGGTCTCGAACGCCTGATAGGGCACGATCGTCGGGTGGGCGCTGCCCATTTTTCCAGGTATCTCGCCGCTCGCGAAGTAGTTCGTCGCCATGTAGGACATCCAGGCCGCCTGGGCGTCGAGCAGGCTCACGTCGATCTTCTGACCGCCCGTATCACGCAGCTCGCGGGCCAGCAGCGCCGCGAGGATCGACTGGGTCGCGTACATCCCCGCGCCGATGTCGGCGATGGCGACGCCGACGCGGACGGGATCGCCGCCCGATTCGCCGGTAATGCTCATCATCCCACCCTCGGCCTGGATCATCAGGTCGTAGGCCGGTTTTTCGCTATCCGGCCCCCACTCGCCGTAGCCCGACAGCGAACAGTAGATCAGCTCGGGGTTGACCTCGCCGAGCGCCTCGTATCCCAGTCCCCAGTTCTCCATGGTTCCGACCCGGAAGTTCTCGACGAGGACGTCGGCCTCGGCGGCCAGCGTCCGCAGGACCTCCTGGCCCGCCTCGCTCCCGAGGTCCAGCGTGGCCGAGCGCTTGTTCCGGTTGACGCTCGCGAAGTAGGCGCTCGGGCCCTCCTCGCCGAAGCGCGGGGGGTGCCATCCCCTGGTTTGATCGCCGACGCCGGGCCGTTCGACCTTGATGACCTCCGCGCCCAGATCCCCGAGCTGCATCGTACAGAACGGCCCGACGAGCACCTGCGAGCAGTCCAGCACGGTGAGCCCCGACAGGGGCCCCTCACCCGTCGCGTCGCGGGCCTCGCCGGTCATGGCGCGAGGCGGTTCTTCCGGCCCTTCATGTGCTCGTCGTAGTACGCGAAGGTCAGTGGACACCACTCGGCGGCGATCTCCAGTACCTTCTCGGTCAGTTCCCGGATCTCCCACTGGCTGTCCGCGGCAGCGCGCATGTCGGCGACGTGCATCAGCATACGGGCGTTCATCGACATGACGAGATTGACTTCGGTGCCGATCGGCAGGACGAACCGGGCGTCCTCGGGGGCCATTCCGAGCTCGAGGAGCTCTTGGTACTCCTCGACGGACCGCGAGACCGACTCGGTGAACACCCGCTTGCGTTCGTTCACCGTTTCCTCGTCGACCGCCCCGCTCTTCTGGTTGCGACCCACCCAGTCCGGATCGCTCGCCGAGGGCGGGACGACGACCATCTCGCCGTTTCGGACCTCGGTGGGATCCACGTCGTCGAAGGCCACGTAGCGCATCGACTGGACGTCGAAGCTCACGTGGCGATGGCGGGTGAGCTGGGCCATACAGGACCGGGAGATCCCCTTGACCGCGACCGTGATCTGGGGGTGTTCGAACGGGCCGAAGTGACCGTGCGAGAGCAGGTGACCGATCAGGGTTTCCTTTTTCTCCGTGAGCGTCTGGCCGTTGACGCTTTCCATGACCTCCTCGAAGGGTTGATCGCCGACGAACCCGCTCATGTAGTCGTTTCGCGCGCCAAGACAGATGACCCGCTCGGGGTCCTCGGTGGCTTCGAGCAGCGTAACGTCCATGTTCCAGCAGGCGTCACAGCGGGACATGGGACTATCGATCTCCGTCCGGTCCCACCGTATCCGATCGTGACCCTCGCGGCGGGCGTTCAGGCCGTCACCAGAACGCGTTTCTCGTACGCGGCGAGCGAACCGTCCTCATCGACGCGGGCACGAAGTTCGACGGCGTGGTATCGAACTGGCCGACGGGCCGCGCGACTCTAATCCCGGCGGTCGTCCTCGCGTTTCAACCCGTAGTAGCCCGGTTGGTCCTCCGCGACGGGGTTGCCGACCACCAGATCCTCGCTGTTTGCAACCACCCACGGGATCGCCCAGTCCAACAGAACGGCCTCGGTGTCGGGTTCGAGTTCGGACTCGGGATCGAGCCCCTGGAGCAGGCGCCCGATCTCGTAGACGGTGTACATCTCCCCGGGCTCGAATAGCTCCTCTGCGGTGTAGAAATCACAGGGATACAGCCCGTCGAACTCGTCTTTGGGTTTGGGCATAGGAGAGATTGAACGGAGACGCCACTAAAGCTCACGGTGCGGCGGCGAAAAAACGGTGAAGTCTAGGGCGTTACTCGAAGTGGTCGAGGCACTTCTGGTACTCTTCTTCGGGGTTGTCCCAGTCGACGACGTCGAAGAACGCGTCGATGAAGTCGCCGCGGTCCGGGCCGTAATCGTAGTAGTACGAGTGCTCCCAGACGTCGAGCGCCAGTACGGGGTGTGCGCCCCAGAGCGCACCCTGGTCGTGCTTGTCGACCGCGACGTTACGAAGTTGCTTCGCAACGGGGTCGTAAACCAGAAGCGCCCAGCCGCTCGCGGTAGTGGCGGCCTTCTCGAACTCGCCCTTCCAGCCCTCGTAGGAGCCGAAGTCCTCCTCGATGCGGTCGGCGAGTTCGCCGGAGGGCTCGTCGCCGCCCTCGGGGCTCATGTTCTCCCAGAACAGCGTGTGGAGGTAGTGTCCACT
It contains:
- a CDS encoding DUF488 domain-containing protein; this translates as MARERVSETYHAALVHGFADVGDATRIGVVRQPTAGLSGSVDENRPELGPPEELMEGFERRHEDLKMRGMCDEGAHNAAWDEVGFEERYRNHLGRDAAEEVLSELVDRIAAGERLVLVCYGKSTKRCHRHLLVEVIESRLDSDT
- a CDS encoding winged helix-turn-helix transcriptional regulator translates to MATEEIPSKLAALAEKMASEYRDSEYEIALALAAAEGPLTTEELAEETGYTERTVKKRVGTLEEELGGEPLLQRDEEDRPVLHPALAEAVRAQASA
- the crcB gene encoding fluoride efflux transporter CrcB, encoding MIEAVLVGVGGAIGAVLRYLVGLAVGPVSGRFPAETLVVNVVGSFVLGWVTFGPVDGNLSLFVGVGACGAFTTFSSFSVDTVRLVENESAALAAIYAGVNVALSVGAVLAAALVATV
- a CDS encoding fluoride efflux transporter FluC, yielding MTTSRPLAIGLIALGGFLGSIARYGVALLTPGLLATFAVNVTGSFALGYVFYTTATSDRISPRVRLFVATGFLSSYTTYSTFALETATASPLWGVLNALGNYACGFAAVLVGRHLALGGSR
- a CDS encoding AIR synthase family protein, which encodes MIGKLDLDRLSEVFARTGVDDEDVLVGPAYGEDTAAIRIGEQLLVVNTDPVSLAAERIGEIGLHVACNDVAASGGEPRWLTAAVFLPDDASLDAVVTQLDEAAREVGVSIVGGHTEYAPERDRPLVALTCLGLADEYVPTGGAKPGDAVILTKGAGIEGTAILATDFRGSVSLPSELLDRGAALFSELSVLPEARILREDATAMHDPTEGGLVDGTLELAVASDVCVEIERDRVPVRESTRELCGAMDVDPLKVFGSGALLATIPEELVEQALAALDSAGIEAGAIGTVREGEPALSLDGKRITEPVRDDLYELWA
- a CDS encoding glutaredoxin family protein, which codes for MTEPTEITVYTREDCHLCAEAIGTIEDVAEETDADVDLALVDVDEAGLEAEYGERVPYVFVEGRPAFKYRVDPDELRAKLRP
- a CDS encoding Gfo/Idh/MocA family protein, with the translated sequence MSQQPIRLGVVGLGFMGQVHAENTEQFGHDVVAGTDLDGEARENFADRFDAATYEEFERMYDEEDLDAVAVSVPNKFHEPAVVAALERGLDVLCEKPLAHTLDSAERIGAAARDSEGFCAVNFHNRLSAAAEMVKGYDEEGMFGEITHIRGNYVRWRGVPGLGTWFTSKELAGGGALVDIGVHAIDFALYLLDFPAVEEVMGISRSNFAGRDDYADPEDWGTGDGEFDVEDSVTALIRCESGQTISLEVSWAASQEPTNEFTVRGTDAGARLSLGEEELEMFETGHQGTDHFVRSELEGSLPETGWAATDKLFAESVTRGEAPELNTVEQALTVQRVIDAIYRSAEEGTSVRVE
- a CDS encoding DoxX family protein, producing MSKDTPSLLGRLLFGGSLAALAYSNFQELEAMIGYADSKDVPEAERLVPFASGMLAFGSLAVILWRVPRLAAGAIAGFLVGVTPLMHDFWNAEGQERDTEQTNFLQNVALLGAALVFLGRANED
- a CDS encoding DUF7563 family protein, which gives rise to MPTCATCGEHVTGRFQRVFAGNDGEVHGCPACTDMTAIINGAPARR
- the thiE gene encoding thiamine phosphate synthase; translated protein: MSRAYSTYLVTEADLSAGRSTREIVAAAIDGGIDAVQLREKHTTARERYELGMELREQTREAGIDLLVNDRVDIAAAIDADGVHLGTDDLPIDAARSILGHDAVIGRSVSTVEGARAAKASGADYLGVGAVFTTTSKADVEATNNGIGVERVAEIASAVDVPVVGIGGVTAENAASVIEAGADGVAVISAITAAEDSVNATHELRTAVERRLEGR
- a CDS encoding helix-turn-helix transcriptional regulator — encoded protein: MHRIIEQSSTLPLSVPNPLSAIVEWVTAVGIGLLIVYGSVSAWRRYEDASTDEPSAEVTHRSAPSKDVLTNEEQVLRLLDDNAGRMRQTRIVESTGWSKAKVSMLLSEMESDGAIGKLRVGRENIISRPGFEPDATRSALELEA
- a CDS encoding SDR family oxidoreductase encodes the protein METLSLEGRTALLTGASSGIGTAAAHALAREGVDLALAARREERLNDLADDLAEYGIETLVVPTDVRDEESVEAMVDETVERFGGLDVLLNNAGLGRGGAVESLSTEDYRLMQDTNVDGMFFATRAALPHLKESEGNLIFIGSFAGHFPRPSNPVYAATKWWTRGFAHSVQASVGDEDVAVSVINPSEVRTEFGSASGESFEERFGEGEVTEPEEIADAVVFAAGQQNSTVSELDLYRRDKFENF